The following proteins are co-located in the Dehalococcoides mccartyi 195 genome:
- a CDS encoding acetyl-CoA carboxylase biotin carboxylase subunit: MLNKILVANRGEIAIRIMRACRELGIKTVAVYSDADKGALFVKYADEAYHIGPSQLSESYLNIKKIVSAAKKAGVDGVHPGYGFLSENPGFALALEKAGIKFIGPSSRVIELMGNKIAARREMKKAGVPVLPGTEGCVSGIEQATEAAAAIGYPVIIKPSGGGGGIGMRVANGPDELKDAIESSQKVAGNTFGLAEVYIEKYISNPRHIEIQIMGDSQGNVVYLGERECSIQRRYQKLIEEAPSPVITPELRKKMGEVAIKAGKWVNYEGAGTIEFIFSNGQFYFLEANTRVQVEHPVTEMVTGIDIVKEQIMVASGDELSFKQEDVQMRGWAIECRINAEDPLNEFAPSAAKLKGYRSPGGIGVRVDSGVHTRYNIPYLYDPMISKLIVWGRTREEAIARMRRALYEYIIVGVKTNIPFHKAVLVNPNFVAGNLHTHFIEKETTLLDEMKRIMSEEQPLEEKLSEIFDDTRRIAAIAAVAALTQLPAEIDEDEITGV, translated from the coding sequence ATGCTAAATAAAATACTGGTTGCCAACAGGGGTGAGATAGCCATACGTATTATGCGCGCCTGCCGTGAGCTGGGCATAAAGACTGTTGCCGTTTATTCCGATGCTGACAAAGGCGCTCTTTTTGTAAAGTATGCAGACGAAGCTTATCATATTGGCCCTTCCCAGCTGTCTGAGAGCTATCTGAATATAAAAAAGATAGTCTCGGCTGCCAAAAAAGCGGGGGTAGACGGGGTTCACCCCGGATACGGTTTTTTATCTGAAAACCCCGGTTTTGCACTGGCTCTGGAAAAGGCCGGCATCAAGTTTATAGGCCCCAGCAGCCGGGTTATAGAGCTGATGGGCAACAAGATTGCCGCCAGACGTGAAATGAAAAAAGCGGGTGTGCCGGTACTGCCCGGTACCGAGGGCTGTGTTTCCGGTATTGAGCAGGCCACCGAAGCGGCCGCGGCTATCGGTTACCCGGTTATTATCAAACCCAGCGGCGGCGGCGGCGGTATCGGTATGCGGGTGGCAAACGGCCCGGACGAGCTTAAAGATGCCATAGAATCCTCCCAGAAAGTAGCCGGAAATACCTTTGGTCTGGCCGAAGTCTATATTGAAAAATACATATCCAATCCCCGCCATATAGAGATACAGATAATGGGTGATTCACAGGGGAATGTGGTTTATCTGGGTGAGAGGGAATGTTCTATCCAGCGGCGTTATCAGAAACTTATTGAAGAAGCCCCTTCACCGGTCATCACCCCCGAACTCCGCAAGAAAATGGGCGAAGTGGCTATCAAGGCCGGCAAGTGGGTTAACTATGAGGGTGCCGGTACTATTGAATTTATCTTTTCAAACGGCCAGTTTTACTTCCTTGAGGCCAATACCCGGGTGCAGGTGGAACACCCTGTTACCGAAATGGTTACCGGCATAGATATAGTCAAAGAACAGATAATGGTAGCCTCCGGAGATGAGCTTTCTTTCAAACAGGAAGACGTCCAGATGCGGGGTTGGGCTATAGAGTGCCGCATAAACGCCGAAGACCCCTTGAATGAGTTTGCCCCCTCGGCGGCCAAACTAAAGGGTTACCGTTCACCCGGCGGTATCGGGGTGCGGGTGGACAGCGGCGTTCATACCCGCTATAACATACCTTACCTGTATGACCCCATGATATCCAAGCTGATTGTCTGGGGACGTACCCGCGAAGAAGCCATAGCCCGTATGCGGCGCGCCCTTTACGAATACATTATAGTAGGGGTGAAGACCAATATCCCCTTCCACAAGGCGGTTCTGGTTAATCCCAATTTTGTGGCCGGGAATTTGCATACCCATTTCATTGAAAAAGAAACCACCCTGCTTGATGAGATGAAGCGTATCATGAGTGAAGAACAGCCGCTGGAAGAGAAGCTGTCCGAAATATTTGACGATACCCGGAGGATTGCCGCTATTGCGGCGGTTGCCGCTCTGACCCAGCTTCCGGCTGAAATTGATGAAGATGAGATAACCGGCGTTTAA
- a CDS encoding 2TM domain-containing protein — protein sequence MKQLTDDEIYRIAQKRVKEKKDFYNHLSVYIVINLMLIGIWAFTGSSYPWFIFPLGGWGIGLIFHFLSVFGFMRDESDWENKEIQKEIGRLKKNL from the coding sequence ATGAAACAGCTGACTGATGACGAAATCTACCGTATTGCCCAGAAAAGGGTCAAGGAAAAGAAGGATTTTTACAATCACCTGTCGGTTTATATAGTGATAAACCTGATGCTTATAGGTATCTGGGCATTTACCGGCAGTTCATACCCCTGGTTTATTTTCCCCCTGGGGGGCTGGGGTATCGGGCTGATTTTTCACTTCCTGAGTGTTTTCGGCTTCATGCGTGACGAAAGTGACTGGGAAAACAAGGAAATCCAGAAAGAGATTGGGCGTTTAAAGAAAAACCTTTAA
- a CDS encoding TetR/AcrR family transcriptional regulator, whose translation MISAATHLFLNSHDAGKVSMEDIARKARVSPTTIYNNFGGRKALVQGVVKKIIDDNIAQAKSIMAGSLPFPDKIQLILSNKNDMAGKMPEEILKKLVYMDDDVAALIQEIYQKEIQPMWQKLIADGKAEGYVDPSISEETAFIYLKIMRDGFNANAALFEPSKDKINLMMGLSRIMMYGFFKNDACPIPTRQNIQAKTG comes from the coding sequence ATAATCTCGGCCGCCACCCACCTTTTTTTGAACTCACATGATGCCGGCAAAGTAAGTATGGAAGATATTGCCCGCAAGGCCAGAGTTTCCCCCACTACCATTTACAACAATTTCGGGGGCAGAAAAGCTTTGGTACAGGGGGTAGTAAAAAAAATAATAGATGACAACATTGCTCAGGCAAAAAGCATTATGGCCGGCTCCCTGCCCTTCCCTGACAAAATACAGCTGATACTCTCCAACAAAAATGATATGGCCGGAAAAATGCCGGAAGAGATACTGAAAAAACTGGTGTACATGGACGATGATGTGGCCGCTCTGATACAGGAAATCTACCAGAAAGAAATTCAGCCCATGTGGCAGAAACTGATAGCGGACGGCAAAGCCGAAGGATACGTAGACCCGTCCATCTCCGAAGAAACCGCCTTTATTTACCTTAAAATAATGCGTGACGGCTTTAATGCCAACGCCGCCTTATTTGAACCCTCCAAAGACAAAATAAACCTGATGATGGGGCTTTCCCGGATAATGATGTACGGCTTTTTCAAAAACGATGCCTGCCCTATTCCAACCCGCCAAAATATTCAGGCAAAAACCGGCTGA
- a CDS encoding ABC transporter permease, giving the protein MSIKHIITLFNREVIHGPKDVTFIMVVVTPILISLFISLAFGNIFSEKPKLGLTDLGSSQLVSLLKENSTLLIKEYPDEATLKEAATSGAVDMGLVLPADFDTALIQTNTLKASAYVWGESLAKNRMIIPAVLADTARQITGAEVPVEINSISLGDEQNVPWSDRLFPFVVLMAMFFSGLMLPASSLIDEKQKRTLEAVNITPATLGEIFTAKGAIGTLLGLIMGLIILGMNSAFGNAPLPLVLMLILGSLMASLLGLLAGAFIKDMNTLFAVWKFGGLLLFGPAFIYLFPQIPQWIGYFFPTYYILKPVVDLSIYDAGWSDIALNAGITVILVAILLAVVSNVVKRMSNSALRLYT; this is encoded by the coding sequence ATGAGCATAAAGCACATCATCACCCTTTTTAACCGCGAAGTAATCCACGGCCCTAAGGACGTTACCTTTATAATGGTAGTGGTAACCCCCATACTTATTTCCCTGTTTATATCTCTGGCTTTCGGCAATATTTTTTCGGAAAAACCCAAGCTGGGGCTGACTGATTTGGGCAGCTCCCAGCTTGTAAGCCTGCTGAAAGAAAACAGCACCCTGCTTATTAAGGAATATCCTGACGAAGCCACCCTTAAAGAGGCGGCTACAAGCGGTGCGGTAGACATGGGGCTGGTACTGCCGGCAGATTTTGATACCGCCCTTATCCAGACCAATACCCTCAAGGCTAGTGCCTATGTCTGGGGGGAAAGCCTGGCTAAAAACCGCATGATTATCCCGGCGGTGCTGGCTGATACCGCCAGACAGATTACCGGGGCGGAAGTGCCGGTGGAGATAAACTCCATCTCACTGGGAGATGAGCAGAACGTACCCTGGTCTGACCGTTTGTTTCCCTTCGTGGTACTCATGGCCATGTTCTTCAGCGGGCTGATGCTGCCGGCCAGTTCCCTTATAGATGAAAAACAAAAACGCACTCTGGAAGCAGTCAATATCACCCCGGCCACTCTGGGCGAAATATTTACCGCCAAGGGGGCCATAGGCACTCTGCTGGGCTTAATTATGGGGCTTATTATACTCGGTATGAACTCAGCTTTCGGCAATGCCCCTCTGCCGCTGGTACTGATGCTAATACTGGGTTCGCTCATGGCCTCTTTGCTGGGGCTTCTGGCAGGTGCCTTTATAAAGGATATGAACACCCTTTTTGCCGTCTGGAAGTTCGGCGGGCTGCTCCTTTTCGGACCGGCTTTCATTTACCTTTTCCCCCAGATACCCCAGTGGATAGGTTACTTCTTCCCCACCTATTACATCTTAAAACCGGTAGTAGACCTGAGTATTTATGATGCCGGCTGGTCTGACATAGCCCTGAACGCAGGTATAACCGTGATACTGGTGGCTATACTGCTGGCAGTGGTTTCCAACGTAGTCAAACGCATGTCAAACTCTGCCCTGCGCCTTTATACCTGA
- a CDS encoding 4Fe-4S binding protein, whose protein sequence is MAKTKAPADKMEPAEEIKQDGKVVSTKRTAGSEFFWTQSRCTGCNRCASICPVDAIKLDRDKTPTKRVGTAPCTRACPAGLDIPRYVRFVAEGNAPAATAVMREKIPFPSVCGYVCFHPCELECQRQKFDEPIAIRALKRYAAENDDGSWKNNLKIAPSTGKKVAIIGSGPAGLTSAYFLTLLGHEATIFESMEYAGGKMFYSIPEHQLPKDILNKEIKAITDLGVTIHTSCQVQSVQTLLKQGYDSVLLSTGVLGLDEGLLLPCDETVESDLMQGSDFLKNIKSSTKESLGDKVVIIGGGSEAYNSAFAAKSLGVSEVHLVCSRHAGSKEASPEEVDRAIDAGVTVHPSLDFAKLVRLDGKIEGVELFRIRSYGYDKENKLHYEIINDTRRFIAADTVITTVTPNEKPGADYLSVVQPGVFAAGDGISGARSVIEAMAAGRSVAGLIDKYLGGEGNLDETLAPPEKNIKPLNEPKGQNRSQVELSLVKQAGGDKVEIEKTLSPEAAKKEAQRCLRCDIVHQVHDYSLDTSSCTYCGRCVDACYWDAITSGYGYEAAAKKRKAEITALEEKNGVYNYAIRILPVAIGLMIIAAAVAKLF, encoded by the coding sequence ATGGCCAAAACAAAAGCACCTGCAGACAAAATGGAACCGGCTGAAGAAATCAAACAGGACGGCAAGGTAGTTTCTACCAAGCGCACCGCCGGCAGTGAGTTTTTCTGGACACAGAGCCGCTGCACCGGATGTAACCGCTGTGCCAGCATCTGCCCGGTAGATGCTATCAAACTGGACAGGGATAAGACACCCACCAAACGGGTCGGCACCGCTCCCTGCACCCGCGCCTGCCCCGCCGGATTGGATATCCCCCGCTATGTCCGCTTTGTAGCTGAGGGCAACGCCCCGGCTGCCACTGCTGTTATGAGAGAAAAGATACCCTTCCCTTCAGTGTGCGGTTATGTCTGTTTCCACCCCTGTGAACTGGAGTGCCAGCGCCAGAAATTTGACGAGCCTATTGCCATTCGGGCTTTAAAGAGATATGCCGCTGAAAATGACGACGGCAGTTGGAAAAATAACCTTAAAATTGCCCCTTCCACCGGCAAAAAGGTAGCTATTATCGGTTCCGGCCCAGCCGGGCTTACCTCAGCCTACTTTTTGACCCTGCTGGGGCACGAAGCAACTATATTTGAATCTATGGAATACGCCGGCGGCAAGATGTTTTACAGTATACCCGAGCATCAGCTGCCCAAAGATATACTCAATAAAGAAATTAAGGCCATCACCGACCTGGGCGTAACCATCCATACCTCCTGCCAGGTGCAGTCCGTACAGACCCTGTTAAAACAGGGCTACGATTCGGTTCTGCTTTCCACCGGCGTACTCGGTCTGGACGAAGGGCTGCTCCTTCCCTGTGATGAAACCGTTGAATCAGACCTGATGCAGGGCAGTGATTTCCTTAAGAATATAAAATCCTCCACCAAAGAAAGCCTGGGTGACAAAGTAGTAATAATAGGCGGCGGCAGCGAAGCTTACAACAGTGCCTTTGCCGCTAAGAGCCTGGGGGTCTCAGAGGTGCATCTGGTTTGCAGCCGCCACGCCGGCAGCAAGGAAGCCTCCCCGGAGGAAGTAGACCGGGCTATAGATGCAGGTGTGACTGTTCATCCCTCACTGGATTTTGCAAAGCTGGTCAGGCTGGACGGCAAAATTGAGGGAGTAGAACTTTTCCGTATCCGCTCTTACGGATATGACAAAGAAAATAAACTCCATTATGAGATAATAAATGATACCCGCCGCTTTATAGCGGCAGATACAGTTATCACTACGGTTACTCCCAATGAAAAACCGGGGGCGGATTATCTTTCCGTAGTCCAGCCCGGCGTATTTGCCGCCGGTGACGGCATCAGCGGTGCCCGCTCGGTCATTGAGGCTATGGCCGCCGGACGTTCGGTAGCCGGTCTGATTGACAAATATCTGGGGGGCGAAGGCAATCTGGATGAGACTCTGGCCCCGCCTGAAAAAAATATCAAACCCCTTAACGAACCTAAGGGTCAAAACCGCTCTCAGGTAGAGCTTAGTCTGGTAAAACAGGCCGGTGGCGACAAAGTGGAGATTGAAAAAACTCTGTCTCCCGAAGCTGCCAAGAAGGAAGCCCAGAGATGTCTGCGGTGTGATATTGTTCATCAGGTACATGACTATAGTCTGGATACCTCCAGCTGCACCTACTGCGGACGGTGCGTAGACGCCTGCTACTGGGATGCCATTACCAGCGGTTATGGTTATGAAGCCGCCGCCAAGAAACGCAAGGCAGAGATAACCGCTCTGGAGGAAAAGAACGGCGTTTACAACTACGCTATCCGGATTCTGCCTGTTGCCATAGGCCTTATGATAATAGCTGCCGCTGTGGCTAAACTTTTCTAA
- a CDS encoding ABC transporter permease produces MNFRIIKALLRKDFSLFLQNRFYMLMTIVGLVFYIIIFFIMPNKVDEQLKAGIYAPVMPPAFSVLVADPANSLSNYDSLEDAKTAVENGDTQAVIALPEDIMQVWASGGKPEIDIYYSSSAPLELRDAIISLVKELSYIQTGQSITFDTNEQVMGQDMLGEQIPMRNRMVPLLAIFILMMEILSLASLIAEENEQGTARALLVTPMSVPELFAAKGIIGVGMALGQVVLFMLLVGGFSSQPLITLSVLILGSLMVTGLGFLLASLTKSLMSVTAWGMLLFIILAIPGMGIMFPGLISSWAKVIPSYYLTDTVNRVVNYGADLSVVGGNLLILLGFTAVIVAAGIVVLRRRYQ; encoded by the coding sequence ATGAACTTTCGCATTATAAAAGCCCTGCTGAGAAAGGATTTTTCCCTTTTCCTACAAAACCGCTTTTATATGCTGATGACTATTGTCGGGCTGGTATTTTATATAATTATCTTCTTCATCATGCCCAACAAAGTGGACGAACAGCTTAAAGCGGGTATATACGCCCCGGTCATGCCGCCGGCATTTTCAGTACTGGTGGCAGACCCGGCAAACAGCCTCTCCAACTATGACTCGCTGGAAGATGCCAAAACCGCAGTGGAAAACGGGGATACCCAGGCAGTTATTGCCCTGCCCGAAGATATCATGCAGGTTTGGGCTTCAGGCGGCAAACCTGAAATAGATATCTATTATTCGTCATCTGCCCCGCTTGAGCTGCGGGATGCCATAATCAGCCTGGTGAAAGAGCTTTCATATATCCAGACCGGCCAGTCAATTACCTTTGATACCAACGAGCAGGTAATGGGACAGGATATGCTGGGTGAACAGATACCCATGCGCAACCGGATGGTACCCCTGCTGGCCATATTTATACTTATGATGGAAATACTCAGCCTGGCCAGCCTGATAGCCGAAGAAAACGAACAGGGTACGGCCAGAGCCCTGCTGGTAACCCCTATGAGCGTACCCGAACTCTTTGCCGCCAAAGGTATAATAGGGGTTGGCATGGCACTGGGGCAGGTGGTGCTCTTTATGCTGCTGGTCGGGGGGTTCAGCTCCCAGCCGCTTATAACCTTAAGCGTGCTTATTTTGGGCAGCCTTATGGTAACCGGGCTGGGCTTCCTGCTGGCCTCGCTTACCAAGAGCCTTATGTCAGTGACCGCCTGGGGTATGCTGCTGTTTATCATTCTGGCTATACCCGGCATGGGCATAATGTTCCCCGGCCTGATAAGCAGCTGGGCTAAGGTAATACCCTCGTACTACCTGACAGATACCGTAAACCGGGTGGTTAACTACGGGGCAGACCTAAGCGTAGTGGGCGGAAACCTGCTTATCCTGCTGGGCTTTACCGCCGTAATAGTAGCAGCCGGTATTGTTGTCCTGCGGAGGCGTTACCAATGA
- a CDS encoding DJ-1 family glyoxalase III, with translation MSRFAVLLAEGFEEIEFCTITDILRRADLEVKIVGLKNGLTGGSRGIRIMPDLGIDELKSSDYEVLVLPGGNPGFINMGKDQRVLELIRSAHAEGKYLAAICAGPAVLSRAGVINGKEVAIYPGVKHLLKGCTACDLRVKVEGKLITGRSPQAAMDFALTLMDMFAKPQAAKVVRDEMLV, from the coding sequence ATGAGCCGTTTTGCCGTTTTGTTAGCCGAAGGTTTTGAAGAAATAGAGTTTTGCACCATTACGGATATCCTCCGGCGGGCAGACCTTGAGGTAAAAATAGTGGGGCTTAAAAACGGTCTTACCGGCGGCTCAAGGGGAATCCGCATCATGCCGGATTTGGGTATAGATGAGCTGAAAAGCAGCGACTACGAAGTGCTGGTTCTGCCCGGCGGCAATCCCGGCTTTATAAATATGGGCAAAGACCAGCGGGTGCTTGAGCTTATCCGCAGCGCCCACGCCGAAGGCAAATATCTGGCAGCTATCTGCGCCGGGCCGGCCGTCCTTTCCCGGGCCGGGGTAATAAACGGCAAAGAAGTTGCCATATATCCGGGGGTTAAGCACCTGCTAAAAGGCTGTACTGCCTGTGACCTGCGGGTAAAGGTGGAAGGCAAACTTATTACCGGGCGAAGCCCCCAGGCCGCCATGGATTTTGCCCTGACCCTTATGGATATGTTTGCCAAACCCCAGGCCGCTAAGGTGGTACGTGACGAAATGCTGGTTTAG
- a CDS encoding 4Fe-4S dicluster domain-containing protein, whose protein sequence is MPNGMLIDTTRCTGCRGCQVACKQWNENPAVKTTFSPEVTNPLEQNAFNYNLLECREIEEDGKLNWIFAHKRCLHCYEPACVSVCPVGALHKRPTGAVVWDQDKCFGCRYCQNACPFQIPKFEWDDNWAKITKCTMCWNRVENGVEPACAATCPTGAIKFGERADLLAEAYERLANDPDRYYPYVYGEKEAGGTHVLYLSSVEPEKIGFDMHENEFFPSFTREFLGNIPLEISIVASLMVGIWYFRGRRIQAQAHDAEHAENKAGKH, encoded by the coding sequence ATGCCTAATGGAATGCTGATTGATACCACTAGATGTACTGGTTGTCGAGGCTGTCAGGTAGCCTGTAAACAGTGGAACGAAAACCCTGCTGTCAAGACAACTTTCAGTCCTGAAGTGACCAATCCCCTGGAACAGAACGCATTCAACTACAACCTGCTGGAGTGCAGGGAGATTGAAGAAGACGGAAAACTTAACTGGATTTTCGCTCACAAGAGGTGTTTGCACTGCTATGAACCGGCTTGCGTTTCGGTATGTCCGGTCGGTGCCCTCCACAAACGGCCTACCGGTGCAGTAGTCTGGGATCAGGACAAATGCTTCGGCTGCCGTTACTGCCAGAACGCCTGCCCCTTCCAAATCCCCAAATTTGAGTGGGATGACAACTGGGCTAAAATCACCAAATGCACCATGTGCTGGAACAGAGTGGAAAACGGTGTAGAACCGGCTTGTGCAGCTACCTGCCCCACCGGTGCTATCAAATTCGGCGAACGGGCTGACCTGCTGGCCGAAGCCTATGAAAGACTTGCAAATGACCCTGACAGATATTACCCCTATGTTTACGGCGAAAAAGAAGCCGGCGGTACTCATGTTTTGTATTTAAGCAGTGTTGAACCCGAAAAAATCGGCTTTGACATGCATGAGAATGAGTTCTTCCCCAGCTTCACCAGAGAATTCCTGGGCAACATACCTTTGGAAATCTCTATAGTAGCTTCGCTGATGGTTGGCATATGGTATTTCCGCGGCCGCAGAATTCAGGCGCAGGCACACGATGCCGAGCATGCTGAAAACAAGGCTGGCAAGCACTAG
- the oadA gene encoding sodium-extruding oxaloacetate decarboxylase subunit alpha, with protein MGIKITDTTLRDAHQSLIATRMRTRDMIDIAAKLDKVGFYSLEVWGGATFDSCIRFLNEDPWERLRLIRQKAPNTPLQMLLRGQNLVGYCHYADDVVREFVRLSVKNGIDIFRVFDALNDTRNMEVSVQAAKELKAHVQGTICYTTSPIHTVENLAEMAVELEKMGCDSICIKDMAGLITPTAAAQLVKSIKAKVKLPVDLHSHCTSGMAPLAYYAAAEAGVDIIDTAFSAFAWGTSQPTTESFVAAFQGTKLDTGLNLELMSEIGEEFNKISSTYRCLYTCEATQPSIGVLLHQIPGGMISNLVSQLRQQNAFDKLPQVLAEVPKVRADLGYPPLVTPSSQIVGTQAILNVLSGARYKQVTKETKNYLLGYYGKIPGAVNEEIRKAIIGDEKPISVRPGALLEPELPKMKAEGEKLGILKTEEDLLTYAMYPEVAAKFLKGECKEECLLPSTPEAAKVEAKTEAKSAPVFNGSAEYSVEVDGEVFTVKVSAKAGAVGEAPKAAKPTASHPGAVVSPMQGMLLSLKVKEGDKVSEGEVVATIEAMKMENDVTAAVSGVVSEIYAYEGEVVGSKDVIMVIEPDAK; from the coding sequence ATGGGTATAAAGATAACAGATACCACTCTGCGGGATGCGCACCAGTCACTGATAGCTACCCGGATGCGTACCCGTGACATGATTGATATTGCCGCCAAGCTGGATAAGGTCGGCTTTTATTCACTGGAGGTCTGGGGCGGCGCTACCTTTGACTCCTGCATCCGCTTCCTGAACGAAGACCCTTGGGAACGCCTGCGCCTTATACGCCAGAAAGCTCCCAATACCCCCCTCCAGATGCTTCTCCGCGGGCAGAATCTGGTGGGATACTGTCACTATGCAGATGATGTAGTGCGTGAGTTTGTCCGTTTGTCCGTTAAAAACGGCATAGATATTTTCCGGGTTTTTGATGCCCTGAATGATACCCGCAATATGGAAGTTTCCGTTCAGGCGGCCAAAGAACTTAAGGCTCACGTTCAGGGTACTATCTGCTATACCACCAGCCCCATTCACACCGTAGAAAATCTGGCCGAGATGGCAGTGGAACTGGAAAAGATGGGCTGTGATTCTATCTGTATTAAAGACATGGCCGGGCTTATTACCCCCACCGCTGCCGCCCAGCTGGTAAAATCTATAAAAGCCAAGGTCAAACTGCCGGTAGACCTCCACTCCCACTGCACCAGCGGCATGGCACCTCTGGCTTATTATGCCGCGGCCGAGGCCGGGGTGGATATAATAGACACCGCCTTCTCCGCCTTTGCCTGGGGTACGTCCCAGCCCACTACCGAAAGTTTCGTGGCCGCTTTTCAGGGTACGAAACTGGATACCGGGCTTAATCTGGAACTGATGAGCGAAATAGGTGAGGAGTTTAATAAAATAAGCTCTACTTACCGCTGCCTTTATACCTGCGAAGCCACCCAGCCGAGTATCGGGGTGCTTCTCCACCAGATACCCGGCGGTATGATTTCAAATCTGGTCAGCCAGCTTCGCCAGCAGAATGCCTTTGACAAACTGCCGCAGGTACTGGCCGAAGTACCCAAAGTAAGGGCGGATTTGGGCTACCCCCCGCTGGTTACCCCGTCAAGCCAGATTGTAGGCACGCAGGCTATTTTAAATGTGCTGAGCGGTGCCCGCTACAAACAGGTTACCAAAGAAACTAAAAATTACCTGCTGGGGTATTACGGCAAAATACCCGGTGCGGTAAATGAAGAAATACGCAAAGCTATTATCGGTGATGAAAAACCCATTAGTGTCAGGCCGGGGGCTTTGCTTGAGCCGGAACTGCCCAAGATGAAGGCCGAAGGTGAAAAGCTGGGTATACTCAAAACCGAAGAAGACCTTTTGACTTATGCCATGTACCCTGAGGTAGCGGCCAAGTTCCTCAAGGGTGAGTGCAAGGAAGAGTGCCTTTTGCCGTCCACCCCTGAAGCAGCCAAAGTTGAAGCCAAAACCGAAGCTAAATCCGCTCCGGTCTTTAATGGTTCGGCTGAATACAGCGTTGAGGTAGACGGAGAAGTCTTTACGGTCAAGGTTTCCGCTAAGGCCGGTGCGGTTGGCGAAGCCCCCAAAGCTGCCAAGCCTACGGCCTCACACCCCGGGGCAGTTGTCTCCCCCATGCAGGGTATGCTCCTTTCCCTGAAGGTGAAGGAAGGGGACAAGGTTAGCGAAGGTGAAGTGGTGGCCACCATTGAGGCTATGAAGATGGAAAACGATGTTACCGCCGCTGTCAGCGGGGTAGTTTCAGAGATATATGCTTATGAGGGCGAAGTGGTGGGCAGCAAAGACGTAATTATGGTGATTGAGCCAGATGCTAAATAA